The Anopheles coluzzii chromosome 2, AcolN3, whole genome shotgun sequence genome window below encodes:
- the LOC120949952 gene encoding eukaryotic translation initiation factor 3 subunit D: MSDTISCTPETATFEAPQLQFNEDGWGPCELPDAFKDIPYQPFSKSDRLGKISDWTGTAQTDKKFSNKYASQFGGGSQYAYFHEEDETTFHLVDSARIQKPPHQRGRFRGNMRNNRSGRGRGARGGVQVGGMTTLSKSANKMRDQRRGTTRKWGMRGPPPKIRDASVTVRPDWVTIEEMDFPRLAKLSLPSVKEGEDIMTCGTLEYYDKTYDRVNVKNERPLQSVDRIFHTVTTTDDPIIRQLSKTHGNVYATDAILATIMCCTRSNYSWDIVIDKIGGKLFMDKRDNTEFDLLTVNETASEPPQEDGNSLNSPRNLAIEATFINHNFSQQVLKSGEKEPKYKFQQPNPFIGDDEDGEVASVAYRYRKWDLNNGITLVARCEHDAVLKMPQGDTQFLTIKALNEWDSKIANAVEWRQKLDTQRGAILANELRNNSCKLAKWTVQALLAGSDQLKFGYVSRAHVRDSSKHVILGTQQFKPQEFANQINLSMDNAWGILRCIIDICMKQKDGKYLIMKDPNKPMVRLYDIPDNTFDSDGEGEEGDDGEAFQPMYGYSAAASTSANVTAAQSNTSATVPDQSEKASA; this comes from the exons ATGAGTGATACCATTAGCTGTACGCCGGAGACTGCGACGTTCGAGGCGCCGCAACTCCAGTTCAACGAGGATGGCTGGG GTCCGTGCGAGCTGCCGGATGCATTTAAGGATATTCCTTACCAGCCGTTCAGCAAGAGCGACCGCTTAGGAAAGATCAGCGACTGGACGGGCACGGCCCAGACGGACAAGAAGTTTTCGA ATAAGTACGCGTCGCAATTCGGTGGAGGTAGCCAGTACGCTTACTTCCACGAGGAGGATGAGACGACATTCCATCTGGTCGATAGTGCGCGGATTCAGAAGCCGCCGCACCAGCGAGGTCGCTTCCGTGGCAATATGCGTAACAACCG CTCGGGTCGCGGTCGCGGTGCCCGCGGTGGCGTGCAGGTCGGTGGCATGACGACCCTGTCGAAGAGTGCAAACAAAATGCGCGACCAGCGTCGCGGCACCACCCGCAAGTGGGGCATGCGTGGGCCACCGCCCAAGATTCGCGATGCGTCCGTGACGGTGCGCCCGGACTGGGTAACGATCGAGGAGATGGACTTCCCGCGGTTGGCCAAACTGTCGCTGCCGAGCGTGAAGGAGGGCGAGGATATCATGACTTGCGGTACGCTCGAGTACTACGACAAGACGTACGATCGCGTGAACGTGAAGAACGAGCGGCCGCTGCAGAGCGTGGACCGTATCTTCCATACCGTCACGACCACGGACGATCCGATCATCCGGCAGCTGTCGAAGACGCACGGCAACGTGTACGCGACCGATGCCATCCTGGCGACGATTATGTGCTGCACGCGCTCGAACTACTCGTGGGATATTGTGATTGACAAAATCGGCGGCAAGCTGTTCATGGACAAGCGCGACAACACCGAGTTCGATCTGCTGACGGTGAACGAGACGGCTAGCGAGCCGCCGCAGGAGGACGGCAACTCGCTGAACTCGCCGCGCAATCTGGCGATCGAGGCCACGTTCATCAACCACAACTTCAGCCAGCAGGTGCTGAAGAGCGGCGAAAAGGAGCCGAAGTACAAGTTCCAGCAGCCGAACCCGTTCATCGGCGACGACGAGGACGGTGAGGTGGCCAGCGTGGCCTACCGCTACCGCAAGTGGGATCTGAACAATGGCATCACGCTGGTGGCCCGCTGCGAGCACGACGCCGTGCTGAAGATGCCCCAGGGCGACACCCAGTTCCTGACGATCAAGGCACTGAACGAGTGGGACTCGAAGATTGCGAACGCGGTCGAGTGGCGCCAGAAGCTGGACACGCAGCGCGGTGCCATCCTGGCGAACGAGCTGCGCAACAACTCGTGCAAGCTGGCCAAGTGGACGGTGCAGGCCCTGCTGGCCGGTTCGGATCAGCTCAAGTTCGGATACGTCTCCCGTGCGCACGTGCGCGACTCGTCCAAGCACGTGATTCTCGGCACGCAGCAGTTCAAGCCGCAAGAGTTTGCGAACCAGATCAACCTGAGCATGGACAACGCTTGGGGCATTCTGCGGTGCATCATCGACATCTGCATGAAGCAGAAGGACGGCAAGTATCTGATCATGAAGGATCCGAACAAGCCGATGGTCCGGCTGTACGACATCCCGGACAACACGTTCGACTCGGACGGCGAGGGTGAGGAGGGCGACGATGGTGAAGCGTTCCAGCCGATGTACGGTTATTCGGCTGCGGCCTCCACGAGTGCTAATGTGACTGCCGCACAATCCAACACGTCCGCGACTGTGCCGGACCAGAGCGAAAAGGCGAGCGCTTAA
- the LOC120947494 gene encoding eukaryotic translation initiation factor 3 subunit A produces the protein MSRYVQRPENALKRANEFIDVGKKARALDTLQEVFRAKKWNYNWSESIIEPVMFKYLDLCVELKKSHIAKEGLFQYRNMFQLVNVGSLENVIRGYLKMAEERTEQAQQQSSQATVDIDDLDNLATPESILMSAVCGEDAQDRSDRTILLPWVKFLWESYCQCLELLKVNSHCETLYHDIARMAFQFCLKYNRKMEFRKLCEKLRKHLEDICKVSSQTANVTISKPETQQLNLETRLHQLDSAIQMELWLEAYKAIEDIHGLMQLSKKTPLPKTMALYYTKLAMVFWKAGNQLFHASALLKLFQLSRDMKKNVTAEEIQRMTTHVLIATLAIPLPSAHPEFDRFIETDKSPMEKAQRLAFLLGLQQSPSRALLLKELIRLNVLQLAAPQFRHLYQLLEVEFDPLNLCDQVQKIVDEIEADPNSVYGQYIQALKDVTLVRLVRQISQVYQTIEFPRLLELAKFADYHHLERILVDCVRHNDMQITIDHRNECVHFGTDLSESQREDHPDGPTLQSMPSEQIRSQLVNMSVVLHRAIATINPNRKKAERERLRAQMVHQYEENADKEHQRILQRQKKIEDRKEYIERMNQEREEEELRLQEEQVRMQKLAEQRRLEAENEERERKRHENELQMMKERNMKEKIEQIKQTATGQKLLKKLDEEEIRKLNTEEIAAREAEERLKERKAHENNLKTQEKKIDYFERAKRLEEIPLIEKYLQDRSVQDKEFWEKQEAARIEAAIAERKNAEACQERLKRMLPDRDVYWQQLKNERGNQFAEKLKQFNQALEEERKRRLADRVVKRREERRMKWLKEKEEERRRIEEELRKQKEEADRIERERRAEERRIQDEKNRQLAEKQLAIAEEVERRRREELEQMKEADGRRERRPAAGPAEPKPEESWRKGPAAAAPANPAADEPKKNVWQGSGRYGPGPRERGGETGPKDKWRTGPEDHEKDGGGAGGMRRGGDMRRGQDDRGPIRRGGGEERGEREDRGPIRRGGGPGDAPAGTGTPRRDDRPGGGFNRDRRDDRRDDRRDDRRDDRRGDDRGPRGGGERGNTWRRGPADNADDNRRGPRDEGRQDTWRNTRQDAAPKQKEDRPQREARPAQENVPPRSNAGPDEEGWTDVKHR, from the exons ATGTCCCGATACGTGCAACGTCCGGAAAACGCTCTGAAAAGAGCGAACG AGTTTATCGATGTCGGCAAGAAGGCGCGTGCCCTGGACACCCTTCAGGAGGTGTTCCGGGCGAAGAAATGGAACTACAACTGGTCCGAATCGATCATCGAGCCGGTCATGTTCAAGTATCTGGACCTGTGCGTGGAGCTGAAGAAGTCGCACATCGCCAAGGAGGGTCTGTTCCAGTACCGGAACATGTTCCAGCTGGTGAACGTGGGTTCGCTGGAGAACGTGATCCGGGGCTACCTGAAGATGGCCGAGGAGCGCACGGAACaggcgcagcagcagtcgtCCCAGGCGACCGTGGACATCGACGATCTGGACAATCTGGCGACGCCGGAATCGATCCTGATGAGCGCGGTGTGCGGTGAGGACGCGCAGGACCGTTCCGACCGGACGATCCTGCTGCCGTGGGTAAAGTTCCTGTGGGAAAGCTACTGCCAGTGCTTGGAGCTGCTGAAGGTGAACTCGCACTGCGAAACGCTGTACCACGACATTGCCCGGATGGCGTTCCAGTTCTGTCTGAAGTACAACCGCAAGATGGAGTTCCGCAAGCTGTGCGAGAAGCTGCGCAAGCATCTGGAGGACATCTGCAAGGTGTCGTCCCAGACGGCGAACGTCACCATCTCGAAGCCGGAAACGCAGCAGCTGAATCTGGAGACGCGTCTGCACCAGCTCGACTCGGCCATCCAGATGGAGCTGTGGCTGGAGGCGTACAAGGCCATCGAGGACATTCACGGGCTGATGCAGCTGAGCAAGAAGACGCCGCTGCCGAAAACGATGGCCCTGTACTACACCAAGCTGGCGATGGTGTTCTGGAAGGCGGGCAATCAGCTGTTCCACGCGTCGGCACTGCTGAAACTGTTCCAGCTGTCGCGCGACATGAAGAAGAACGTAACGGCGGAGGAAATTCAGCGCATGACGACGCACGTGCTCATCGCCACGCTGGCCATTCCGCTGCCATCGGCTCACCCCGAGTTCGATCGGTTCATCGAAACGGACAAGAGTCCGATGGAGAAGGCGCAGCGTTTGGCGTTCCTGCTCGGCCTGCAGCAATCGCCGTCCCGTGCACTGCTGCTGAAGGAGCTGATCCGTCTGAACGTGCTGCAGCTGGCGGCTCCCCAGTTCCGCCATCTCTACCAACTGCTGGAGGTGGAGTTCGATCCGCTCAATCTGTGCGATCAGGTGCAGAAGATTGTGGACGAGATTGAGGCCGACCCGAACTCGGTGTACGGCCAGTACATTCAGGCGCTGAAGGACGTGACGCTGGTGCGATTGGTGCGTCAAATTTCGCAGGTCTACCAGACGATCGAGTTCCCGCGCCTGCTGGAGCTGGCGAAGTTTGCCGACTACCATCATCTGGAGCGCATCCTGGTGGACTGTGTGCGCCACAACGATATGCAGATTACGATCGATCATCGCAACGAGTGCGTTCACTTCGGCACCGACCTGTCGGAGAGCCAGCGGGAGGACCATCCGGACGGGCCGACGCTGCAGTCGATGCCGTCGGAGCAGATCCGCTCGCAGCTGGTCAATATGTCGGTGGTGCTGCACCGCGCCATCGCCACGATCAACCCGAACCGCAAGAAGGCGGAGCGGGAGCGGCTGCGCGCCCAGATGGTGCACCAGTACGAGGAGAACGCGGACAAGGAGCACCAGCGTATACTGCAGCGCCAGAAGAAGATCGAGGACCGCAAGGAGTACATCGAGCGCATGAACCAGGAgcgcgaggaggaggagctgcGCCTGCAGGAGGAGCAGGTGCGCATGCAGAAGCTGGCCGAACAGCGCCGCCTCGAGGCGGAGAACGAGGAGCGGGAGCGCAAGCGGCATGAGAACGAGCTGCAGATGATGAAGGAGCGCAACATGAAGGAGAAGATCGAGCAGATCAAGCAGACGGCCACGGGCCAGAAGCTGCTGAAGAAGCTGGACGAGGAAGAGATCCGCAAGCTGAACACGGAGGAGATAGCGGCGCGCGAGGCGGAGGAGCGGCTGAAGGAGCGCAAGGCGCACGAGAACAACCTGAAGACGCAGGAGAAGAAGATCGACTACTTCGAGCGGGCCAAGCGGCTGGAGGAGATCCCGCTGATCGAGAAGTACCTGCAGGACCGGTCGGTGCAGGACAAGGAGTTCTGGGAGAAGCAGGAAGCGGCCCGCATCGAGGCGGCCATCGCCGAGCGCAAGAACGCGGAAGCGTGCCAGGAGCGGCTGAAGCGCATGCTGCCCGACCGGGACGTCTACTGGCAGCAGCTGAAGAACGAGCGCGGCAACCAGTTCGCCGAGAAGCTGAAGCAGTTCAACCAGGCGCTGGAGGAGGAGCGTAAGCGCCGGCTGGCCGACCGCGTCGTCAAGCGCCGCGAGGAGCGCCGCATGAAGTGgctgaaggaaaaggaggaggaGCGCCGTCGCATCGAAGAGGAGCTGCGCAAGCAGAAGGAAGAGGCGGACCGCATCGAGCGCGAGCGGCGTGCCGAGGAGCGGCGCATACAGGACGAGAAGAACCGTCAGCTGGCGGAGAAGCAGCTCGCCATTGCGGAGGAGGTGGAGCGCCGAAGAAGGGAAGAGCTGGAGCAGATGAAGGAAGCGGACGGGCGCCGTGAGCGCCGCCCTGCAGCGGGACCGGCCGAACCGAAGCCCGAGGAAAGCTGGCGCAAAGGACCGGCAGCCGCAGCTCCCGCCAATCCTGCCGCTGACGAGCCGAAGAAGAACGTCTGGCAGGGTTCGGGCCGGTACGGGCCGGGACCGCGCGAACGGGGCGGAGAAACTGGCCCGAAAGATAAGTGGCGCACCGGGCCGGAAGATCACGAgaaggatggtggtggtgctggtggtatgCGTCGCGGTGGCGATATGCGCCGTGGTCAGGACGATCGTGGACCGATTcgtcgtggtggtggcgaAGAGCGTGGTGAGCGCGAGGATCGTGGTCCGATTcgccgtggtggtggtccaGGTGATGCACCAGCCGGAACAGGCACTCCCCGGCGAGATGATCGTCCGGGTGGCGGATTCAACCGCGATCGCCGTGACGACCGTCGTGATGATCGCCGTGATGATCGCCGTGATGATCGCCGTGGCGATGACCGTGGTCCACGTGGTGGTGGCGAGCGGGGCAATACTTGGCGTCGCGGACCGGCCGACAATGCCGACGATAACCGTCGGGGACCGAGGGACGAAGGACGGCAGGATACCTGGCGCAACACCCGGCAGGATGCGGCACCCAAGCAGAAAGAGGATCGACCCCAGCGCGAAGCACGTCCTGCTCAGGAAAATG TTCCCCCCCGCAGCAACGCCGGCCCAGATGAAGAAGGATGGACGGATGTGAAGCACCGCTAG
- the LOC120950714 gene encoding AN1-type zinc finger protein 2A, with translation MEFPNLGKHCSEQFCNKLDFLPMKCDACGAIFCSDHFSYKDHACPSAYKKDVQVPICPLCGDPVPTPRDVSPDVTVGAHIDRFCKSDRKKIYTNRCSYRNCKKKELIPVNCSVCRLNFCLKHRHTTDHDCQGPAAGQRNLVATAAIQRQSTKPVSSSTGLFSAFRSGATNAQTAATSRSSNAVSSTTTNEHIAIVQGGMSEDEALARAIALSMQEEEEQQAQLRQQSQQRRNPSNTARGISVGNGSGTGASKDRCNLS, from the exons ATGGAGTTTCCGAATTTGGGCAAACACTGCTCGGAGCAGTTTTGCAACAAGTTAGACTTTCTGCCCATGAAATGTGATGCCTGTGGTGCCATATTCTG CTCCGATCACTTCAGCTACAAGGACCACGCGTGCCCCTCGGCCTACAAAAAAGACGTCCAAGTGCCCATCTGTCCGCTGTGCGGTGATCCCGTACCGACGCCGCGCGACGTATCGCCAGATGTGACCGTTGGTGCCCACATCGATCGGTTCTGCAAGTCCGATCGAAAGAAAATCTACACCAATCGCTGCTCGTACCGCAACTGCAAGAAGAAGGAACTCATCCCCGTGAACTGTAGCGTGTGTCGATTGAACTTTTGCCTTAAGCATCGCCACACGACCGATCACGACTGTCAGGGACCGGCGGCAGGGCAACGGAATCTCGTGGCTACGGCTGCCATTCAGCGGCAAAGCACCAAGCCTGTCTCCTCCTCAACCGGTCTATTCTCAGCGTTCCGGTCTGGCGCAACCAACGCGCAGACTGCAGCTACtagcagaagcagcaacgCGGTCAGTAGCACCACCACGAACGAACATATTGCAATCGTCCAGGGCGGTATGTCGGAGGACGAAGCGCTAGCACGTGCGATCGCCCTGTCCatgcaggaggaggaggaacagCAGGCACAGTTGCGCCAGCAAAGCCAGCAAAGGCGCAATCCGTCCAATACGGCGCGCGGCATATCCGTCGGAAATGGAAGCGGAACCGGTGCCTCCAAGGATCGATGCAATTTGTCGTGA
- the LOC120950715 gene encoding vacuolar protein sorting-associated protein 29, whose amino-acid sequence MLVLVLGDLHIPHRCSSVPAKFKKLLVPGRIHHILCTGNLCSKESYDYLKTLANDVHIVRGDFDENTNYPEQKVVTVGQFRIGLSHGHQVVPWGDPEALALIQRQLDVDILISGHTHKFEAYEHENKFYINPGSATGSYNPLDTAVIPSFVLMDIQSTTVVTYVYQLVGDDVKVERIEYKKN is encoded by the coding sequence ATGCTGGTGCTAGTGCTAGGTGACCTACACATTCCCCACCGGTGCAGCAGTGTTCCGGCCAAGTTTAAGAAGCTGCTCGTACCGGGGCGCATCCATCACATCCTCTGCACCGGGAACCTGTGCAGTAAGGAATCGTACGACTATCTCAAAACGCTCGCCAACGATGTGCACATTGTGCGCGGAGACTTTGACGAAAACACCAACTACCCGGAGCAGAAGGTAGTGACGGTCGGACAGTTCCGGATCGGGCTGTCCCACGGCCACCAGGTAGTGCCGTGGGGTGACCCGGAAGCGCTCGCCCTCATCCAGCGGCAGCTCGACGTGGACATACTGATCTCGGGCCACACGCACAAGTTCGAAGCGTACGAGCACGAGAACAAGTTCTACATCAATCCGGGTTCGGCGACCGGTTCCTACAATCCGCTGGACACCGCCGTCATTCCGTCCTTTGTGCTGATGGACATCCAGAGCACGACGGTCGTGACGTACGTTTACCAGCTGGTGGGCGACGACGTTAAGGTGGAACGGATCGAGTATAAGAAGAATtga
- the LOC120947495 gene encoding uncharacterized protein LOC120947495 — translation MTMAKAVIALLWINLICLISVAVCTPDAWPNNGGRSIVDQELGESMLTKQLFAIIDLYKQDDPVGLPDASIPDPMPIPEIRQSFSFAKMHLRNVLARGMSRFRIRYFHTELSRMSVTALVAIDEITVNGNYTMSTFFNRAEGPFNVVMRNVLTKANVSLAVERDGTLRTNDIELDIAFDDMAMDFQNLGFMGSIFQSVVNSASNLVYDTMKPFMLSEAYTKIRHEVDSRMLNITVENQFTLPNSIAPLDMAIGEMRRIVRNKGLDPFLVPDYNNTAGIFGMQTSHTWISGGSSFYRYGDISITMQNNTATVGMHVATQRIVGSTQWTVSIGRGMLSHPGRAQFTVEHIRVAFQIEQPLNLGKKLKLRDIQLELGNIQVRSDGAGTFDYVIEAAVNILPNVLRYQIMDAIENPLRMRIQEKLDCINTEALVRKYALEYEKHGIDIDLKDFELCEQQVPGPRGE, via the exons ATGACGATGGCCAAAGCGGTAATCGCTCTATTGTGGATCAATTTGATCTGCCTTATCAGTGTGGCAGTTTGCACCCCCGACG cCTGGCCCAACAATGGTGGCCGCTCGATCGTGGATCAGGAGCTCGGCGAAAGCATGCTGACGAAGCAGCTGTTCGCCATCATCGATCTGTACAAGCAGGATGATCCGGTCGGGCTGCCGGACGCGTCCATACCCGACCCGATGCCCATCCCCGAGATCCGGCAGTCGTTCTCGTTCGCCAAGATGCATCTGCGCAATGTGCTGGCCCGCGGCATGTCCCGCTTCCGGATTCGCTACTTTCACACCGAGCTGAGCCGCATGTCCGTGACGGCGCTGGTAGCGATCGACGAGATCACGGTCAACGGCAACTACACGATGAGCACGTTCTTCAACCGGGCCGAGGGCCCGTTCAACGTGGTGATGCGCAACGTGCTGACCAAGGCGAACGTTTCGCTGGCCGTCGAACGGGACGGCACGCTGCGCACGAACGACATCGAGCTGGACATTGCGTTCGACGACATGGCGATGGACTTCCAGAACCTCGGCTTCATGGGCAGCATCTTCCAGAGCGTGGTCAACTCGGCGTCCAATCTCGTGTACGACACGATGAAGCCGTTCATGCTGTCCGAGGCGTACACGAAGATCCGGCACGAGGTGGACAGCCGGATGCTGAACATTACGGTCGAGAACCAGTTCACGCTGCCGAACTCGATCGCCCCACTCGACATGGCGATCGGCGAGATGCGGCGCATCGTGCGCAACAAGGGCCTGGATCCGTTCTTGGTGCCGGACTACAACAATACGGCCGGCATCTTCGGCATGCAGACGTCGCACACGTGGATCAGCGGTGGGTCGAGCTTCTACCGGTACGGCGACATCTCCATCACGATGCAGAACAACACGGCGACGGTCGGTATGCACGTGGCCACGCAGCGCATCGTCGGCTCGACCCAGTGGACGGTGTCGATCGGGCGCGGCATGCTGTCCCATCCGGGCCGGGCACAGTTCACGGTGGAGCACATACGCGTCGCATTTCAGATCGAGCAGCCGCTGAACCTGGGCAAAAAGCTGAAGCTGCGCGACATCCAGCTGGAGCTGGGCAACATCCAGGTCCGCAGCGATGGGGCCGGTACGTTCGATTACGTGATCGAGGCCGCGGTCAACATACTGCCGAACGTGCTGCGGTACCAGATCATGGATGCGATCGAGAACCCGCTGCGGATGCGCATCCAGGAGAAGCTGGACTGCATCAATACGGAGGCGCTGGTGCGGAAGTACGCGCTCGAGTACGAAAAGCACGGTATCGATATCGATTTGAAGGATTTCGAGCTGTGCGAGCAGCAGGTGCCCGGGCCACGCGGGGAATAG